TTGCTTGCGTTGAACAAGCTCTTAAATGCAAGTATTCCAGATAACGAAGTTCCACCAGGTATGAAGCATATATCAGAAGACGACTGGATGGCTTACTCAGACGCATTGGAAGAAAGTCGCATGTCCCAGCAATCATTAGAGTCCATATTCGAACAAACGAAACAACTATTACAGAAAGAAGTGGACGCAGATAATGAACTCAGAACTCTGCACGGGTCACTGCGGTGGACAATTCCTAAGGTAGAAGAAATGTCTTCCAGATTCAATGAGAAGATAAACAAAATCCAAGAATACCTCATACAAGGCAAGGCTATCACGGAAGAGACATATGAGATTTTTAACACTGTCGATAAAAAACTCATCACAACAGAACTAAAATTACCGGAAAATAACGATCCCACCTCCATAAAGGTTAGAGAAGCCACTAAACACCGCTATGACTACATCAGAGACGCTGAAAAGAATTCCATAGATAACAGAGTTCTTCCAAAGGTCGTCTCCTACCACAAGCAGACGCTATCCCTGGATTTCGAAGCCTTGTTCCAAGAACACTTAGTGTCAGTCTTCCAGCAAAACTTAGCATACGTCCGCGCCGAACGCGACCGTAACAACGAACTGATCAAAGAACTATATCTTAGAGACCAAAGTAACCCACTAAAAAAACTTCAACCACGTGACCTACTGATTCAAGACTTCCGTCACTCGCTCCAGCTTTTAGAACAGGTGAAGGAAAACATTGAGGAGGGCCGACGTTTCTACGACAGCTTATATCAGACTGTTGTTGCATTAGATGAGGAGATTAGACAATTCACCTCAGAGCGCCAAGCCGAGCGCGAGAGTTTAATTGCCAAACTGACTACataattttttaatatctTTACCCTTTACTGTCTTCTTTTTGCGTCGGTTGCCGACTCAACCACTCTTCATATTgctttttcttcttcccCCTATTAAGATTTGCTTTATGACGTCTACTTGATAGATGGATTTTCCAAGATTCTTTACCAATTAAGATTAACCCGTTATTGTTTTTGTCTAGGCAAATCCCGCAATTAAAACGGGTCCAATCATTGACTTTTTTCGGACTGTAATTGTTTACTTCAACAGTTTTTGTAGAATTATCTATTAAGTGTTGTAGCCCAGCGGGTACAAAGTCTTCTAGATTAGGCAGGCCCCTCATAAAATGATCTGCTATACTAAAAGCCCGACTTGCAACATTTTCATCCCACTTATCCAGATCTGTTGCGTTTAAAATGTAGATCTGGCCTTTAATATCTGGTATTAACATTTTACGTATCCACTTTACCTGTTTTTTTGCATATTGTCGAGTCCTAACTTTCATCTGATCTACGCAATCTTCCAGAGTTACATTGTTTTGATTTTCCAGCCACGGTAAAAACTCCTTGAATCCTATCACTTGGTAAACTCCGTTTTCACATTGCGATTTGGTATAGTTATTTTGCGTATAATAGTCGTAAAGTTGTTTAATCTCATTGAGGCCATCGGCTTTTATCATGGAATCGACGCGATCATCTAATCTCTTGTTTAGCGCTGATGCATCACTGTACACCCAGTAAAAGAGGGTATCATACCTCAATTTAAGATCCTGCGCATCAAAGGCTGCACTGGCCTTTTTACCAGTTTTGTAGTAAATCTCTAACATTCTTCGGACTCGCCGAGTGTCATTTGGGTGGTATCTTTGAGCGATTTCAGGGTCCACCTTAACAAGGTGATCGTAAACAAGCTGCGGATTTTCCGAATCTAGTATTTCAAGTTGTTCTGAAGTTGGCTGGCTAATTTTTTCGGTCCCAACGATACGCTTATTGAAGAGTATCTGTAAATAGTAGTGTGTGCCGCCAACAATAATCGGTACTTTACCACGAGAATGCAGATCGTTAATTGCTTTTAAACATTCCTCTTCAAAGCGGTGAAGATAATACTCCTCTGACCAATCAACATGATCCATCAGGTGATGTGCAATGCCATGTCGCTCTGCAAGTGGGTGCTTATTGGTTATGGTGGGTATGCCTTTGTACACCTGAAGTGAGTCAGAATTGATTATCTCGCCCTGGAACTTGGCAGCCAGTTGCACAGCAAGCTGTGATTTCCCAACGCCAGTAGTGCCAGCAACTACGATCACTTTTGGCAGCATTCTGGATATCATGTACGGTGCACGTGCGCTAGAACCGCTAGCATGGAAATAGATTTTCTTCAGTGCTTGTATTAAAAATATACACGGTTAATCATCGctatcatcatcatcgACGAGGCCATCGTGGTACTCGGCGGCGACGGTATCAAGGCGGTCAGCAACATCATCCCGGTCGTCGTCATGGCGTAGGACCCGGGGGAGGTAGTCCCTTCGCCAACTCTGGAATGTTTCTCTTACTGCTGAGGTGACTGCAAAATCTACGTAGTCAAGGTTCTTATACGCATCTGGAAGAGTATCCCATGGTTCCCATAAAGGAACACTCTCGCCGCGACCAACATGTAGCTCGTTAAATGCACGCTCCGCCCGCCTAGCACGGATACCATCACTGAAGTAGGTGTAGCTGGACTTAGAAGATCTGGCACGTGATATCAAATTTCGCTGCCAAACAGCTCCGGTAAGTTGATCTGCGACTTCCGCCATGGAGTGCTTTTGTGTAAGCGCAGCAACAGTATCAAATACTTGGCACAATTTTGCCCCTTGTTCCCATAATGACAGATTATGTAACGATTCACCTCCTAATGGGAAGTAGACATGACTTTCTTCAGTAAGAGATAATGTCGTACGGATCCGATTGCGTAATACGGGACGGAACTCCCCAACACCCCAGGAGAAAATAACAGACTTGGGCATCTCATCGCGAAGTATTTCAACAAGTTGTGTCCCGAAGCCGCCCCAAGCACTGTCAACATCAGTGACAACGTTAAACCCTTGTAGCATATCACATTTCTCTAGCTCCGTATGAAGGGGCCCGTCTATAAAGTCAATATTGCATTTCTCAGCACATACCTCTATGCCAGCCTCGTACAAATCAAAGCGACGCTCCCTTAATCCCTTGAAGTCTGGCAGACATGGCCTCTCAACATCATGACACCAGTTATCAAGCTCTTGGACATTCCCAGGTGTATATATCATTCTTGCATAATCTGACCAATATTCGGTGTTACTAGCATCCAGCCGCGGCAGTTCCGCTCCGCTGTCTAGGGCCCGCTGATAATCTGAACGCCGAATAGCAGGCCCTGTCCTAATAACAGTCACATGCTCGGCAGGGTCTGTATTAACCGATTCCGTAGTTACGCCACCATCGCCCACATAGTCAGCGCTTGAAGTATATTGATATCTACCAAGAGCGCCGCTGCCGTTCTTGGCATCAAATAGGAGTGCACGAGGCTCATATGAAACTGTGTGTGCAATACGATCTACCGATGAGTAAAGAAAAGTTGCCTCGGGTCTTCTCCTATCATTCAGGAGTCGTTCTTGGCCATTATAGAACTGTGTAATGATATGGCATGCCCTATGGGAGGCAGCGAGGTTCACTATCTCTTGCATATCGGCTTAAATCTATGTGACAGCCACCCTATTGCCATCACTATGTAAATAAATACCTATGCTTACTTACACTTGCTCCTATGCGCGTTATTTTGGAAAAATACAAGACCGGAGCGGAAGCATAACATTTTCCGTCCAGGCAGCGAATGTTCTATTTCACCTTCTCTCGGAAAAAAGCAAACTTAAATATAAATACAGAACTCAAATACAATGGAAGTTATACTACTGACATCAACTGTATAAAATTGTTCGATAATTCTAAATTAAAATCTCTTTAGCGATCCTATTAGAACCTAATTATTTTAGATAGTAATTATGCAGTCGGTATCGTCAAAAGCGGACCAAGTGCCTCCAGCGGCTAAGACATCGAACTCTAATAACATAATATCGGAGATGGATGGACATAACTCTAATAATTTGAGTACAGCTAGTGACACGGAAGGGTTTTCAATCGGGAAGGAATACGATAGTGAGATTGAACCTAGTCAACTAGACTGGGATGATAAATACGATATGGACAATCCTCACAACTGGTCAGCATGGAAGAAGTGGAGTACTGTTATGGTGGCGGCATTTTTAGCATTGGTTGTTACCATGGGTTCGTCATCATATATGTCTGCTGTGCCTGAATTTGTTACACGTTATAAAGTTGATCGTACATTAGCTATTTCCGGTTTAACATTCTATCTTCTCGGGTTAGCAAATGTCGTGGGAGCTCCCCTATCTGAGGTTTACGGACGTAAGCCTGTCTACTTGTATTCATTACCAATTTCTTTGTTGTTTGCTCTTGGTGTTGGTTTCTCTGATGGAAAAATGAGGATTGTTTTGCCGCTCAGGTTTTTGTCTGGTGTTTTTGCATCTCCAGCTTTATCTGTTGCAAGTGGGACAATTGCTGATATTTTTGATATGGATGAATTGTCTGTTTTGATGACATTCTTCTGTTTGGCTCCATTTTTAGGGCCTGTTATTTCTCCTATTATGACTGGTTACGCTGTTGAGAATAAAGATTGGCGCTGGGCAATCTGGATTCAGTTGTTAGCTGGTGCGGCTATTTTCCCATTTATAGTGATTATGCCAGAGACAAACAAAACTATTATCCTTCAAAAGCGTGCCAAGAAGCGTGGCTTAAATGTTCGCAAGCCTTCCGCAGAGGAATTACGTGCGTTCCTAAAAGCTACCTTCACAACCACTATATTCAGACCTTTGAAGATGCTTATGGTGGAGCCAATTGTGTTCGTGTTCTCTTTGTACGTTTCCTTTGTTTTCGCAGTTCTATTCGCATTTTTTGAATCATACCCACTTATTTTCAGACAACTATACCACTTCTCCATGGGTAACTACGGTTTAACCTTCTTGGGTATTTCAGTGGGTTTGTGGATCGGGTCTGCGTTCTATATCTGGTACGACCGTCGTTATTTGTTCCCTAAGGCTCCAGCCGGTACTCCACCCCTAGATCTTCCAACTTCTAGCCGTACAACTCCTTTCAGAGGTCACCGTGATGAAAACGGCAATATTGTTCCATTGAAGCCAGAGTCCATCATGTTTGTTGCTAAGGTTGGTTCTGTTGCATTACCAGCTGCATTATTCTGGATAGGTTGGAGTGCAAAGCCTTCAGTCCATTGGATGGTTCCTCTAGCTGCTGGAGTACCGTTTGGCTTCAGTTTGGTTCTGATATTTTTCAGTGTTTTGATGTACTTTACCATGTCGTACCCACCATTGGTGGTTGCTTCAGCCATGGCCGCCAATAACATGATGCGTTATGTATTCAGTTGCACATTCCCATTGTTCACTATTCAAATGTACGAGAAGTTGGGAATTGACTGGGCATCTTCCGTTTTTGCATTTATCAGTTTAGCAATGGTTCCTGTACCTTGGTTGTTTTCAAAGTATGGTGAACGTTTAAGAAAGAGATCTGTCTTTGGATACCACGCCATGCATGCTAAGCCAGCTGACCCTACTGTAGATGTTGAAAAGGAAAATGAGCATCAGGAAGCTGCAAGAGTTTAGTACACTCCAATCATAAAAATATTCATCAAAAAATATTCTCGCTGCCTATATTAGTTGGTTTCTTCTATCTATAATTTTATAAATTATTTTACATCTTAATTAATCATATACAACAATCGATACCTATTTAATAGAAAATCATCACCAATATTAAAGGCAACAATGCTAAGTAACGCTGTCACAATCGTCGTGGTTTTAATCTCCTTTATTATGTTACCACTCAAGAGATACGCGCCTTTTCGTAGGTGGCTAGCTGCTAAAGTCGAACAGGCTTTGCTTAAGACGGTATCCCCCTCATTTAACGGTTCCGTACAATTAGCACATAACTTCAAGCTATGCCAAGCAGACGAAAACTTTGAAACCGGAGAACCGTTAAGTAAACTGGTCGAGGCCTTAGGACACTTCCGCGAGTATGAACAGCGAGCTTTGAGCCAGAATGCCCAATTATTCACACGAACTAAAGAATTGGATGTAAGCACGCAACTTCAATTGCAATCTCTGGAATACTTCAATAAGCTTGAATTGGTCAATACCTCAATCACATCAAATTCTGCCACAATTAAGTTACTCGTAGAGTATACTTTGAGCACCCTGCACGCTCAGAACCCAGAATATTTGAAGGATCTTGAAACTGTTGGTAAGCGCCTAGGCTACCGGGTACATGCAAAGAACCCAGCTATCGTAGAAGAAACTGAAAAAGTTGTATTACCTGGCTATAAATCAAAGCAAAGCAAAGTGATACAGTCTACAAGTCATATTTTGCGGGACTGGCATCCTGATTATGCTGTGGAACGGAAACCGTTGATTAACTATATTACAGAAAACCTTAGCGGGATACCACAGAACAATCGAACTTTGGTTTTAATCCCTGGCTCTGGTTGTGGAGGAATTGCTTGTCAAATTGCAATGAAATTTCCCTATATGGAAGTAAATTCCATTGAACTCGATCCCTTTATGTACCTCTGCAACGAATTTGTTCTAGGGTCCAAGAAGAATATTTCCTTGAGACCTTTCGCACAAGACTTCAGTAACCACGGTGATGCAGAAACCCAAGTTAAAGAATTCAAACTCAATTTATCAGACCTTAACAAACCAAAAAACTTGAAGACACATTGGGGCGACTTTACCAAATTTATTCCGCAAAGTGATTATGATAACGTTGTTGTGGTCAGCGTATATTTTATTGACACAGCTGAAAATATTTTTACCTACTTTGAAGCTATAGAAAGGATGAAAAAGTACTGTAATAATTTAAGCTGGATAAATATTGGTCCTTTGAAATATGGTACGAGACCACTTGTTCAATTTACTGTGGAAGAACTCGCAGCTCTGCGACGCATTCGCGGTTGGACGGACAAAAATGCCAAGGTTACCAAAAAATGTCAAAACGGTTATGTTACAAACTACAATTCCTTATTTCAAGCATATTATGGATTAGTGAGTTTTTATTCAGTATATAAATAACATGTAAGTCTATTTCCTGAAAATATCCTCGCCTTTATTGAACTGAATCTTTTTATCTTGACCACCGCTGATGATGCCAACGCCTTTTGCCCATCTTACAGCGAATACCTTGTCATTTAAACCTTTCGTTACTGTCTTATCTTCCCTGGTTATGGTATACATGGGCGCGTTGCTCCTGATATCCCAAACTTTGACAGTTCCATCGTGCGAGGCTGAACACAGCATGTACTCGTTCTCCGGACATGTATCCATAGCGACAACGAAGTTCTTGTGGCCTACAAGTTGCTGCTGCGTTATTTTAGAGGAAGAATCTACTCTTGGATCATGTAAAGTGATGTGTCTTGCACTAGAACCACATGCCAATAGGTTTAGGGTAGGAATTTCAACCAATGACAATAGTGAGAACGCTGTTGTTTTGGTATCAACACAACGTGAGGTAACCAAGTCCCAAGTCTTGATAGTATGGTCCTGAGAGACAGAGTAAGCGACTGTAGTGTCATTAGAGTCGAAAATTACTTGCTCGACTGGTGCTTTATGTGATTCCAAAAAAGATAGAGGGGCACGTCTCCTAATAGAACTATCCTTGACGGCTaactttcttctttttgCTGCAGCTGTTGAAAAATTGTCACCTAAAGCTACCATGGGGTCTACTGCAGTCATATCTTTATAATTTGTGGACCATAATCCGACGCAATTGTCGTAGGAACTTGATAAAATTCTGTCCTGGCGGACATCCAAGGAGGTCACTGGAGCTTTGTGGCCTTCCAAAATGGCCAATGTTTGTGCCTCCTCGACTTCTTCAAGGTCTTCAGCATCTTGTAAATCTGTATTCTTTGTTTTCGAGAGACGTAAGGTACGGTCATTACCAGCAGATACGAACCGTGTGCTACTAATGTACTTTACTGCACGAATTGGACCGGAATGTCCAGAAAACTGTTTTTCAACCTTTCCCGACATATTCCATAGACGGACCACACCATCGTAAGATCCACTGATTATCTTGTTAGCACCGACGTCAAGCGAGCTCACCCAATCGTCGTTATTATAACTATTCAGGTAAGAAGGTGGCAAAACAGCTCTCGTATACTCCACATTCAAAACTGTCTCCGTAGATAGCCCACGTTTCGTAAGGTATTCATCTAGAGATACCCTTAAAAGTTCTCCATCGATCAAGAACTCGAACGGAACAGACTTTTCAGTCCCCAATAGGTGGTTTACAATCTCAGACAACCCATATCTTTTCAATGACACTGGAACATAAAGAGGCGCTTCTGCAACTTGTAGAGAGGCATCCTGCTCTCTTGTGAAAAACTTAAGCTTCACTTGAGACTTATCTTCAGCCATTGTCGCACCATCTTCTTCCGTTGATAAACTGTAGCTCATGCGATGAGcatcttcaaatttttCAGCTAGTAGGCATCACTGAAAAAGAAACGACTAAATCTAAAGTACACAGAAGCAAGTTCGTAGTTCAATCTAAGGGCTCCAGTACGGTTAGCGGGCATTGCCTGCTGATAGACTAATAATACAGTAAGTCGCTAACTAATTTTTACGTTATTCTATAAAAAATCTGTATCGCTTGCGCAGTTACCAACTAGGGCCATTTAATAGTTTCTACCCTATTCAGTATGAGGACGCTCATGAACTTCAATCTAGCTCTTCTTTTCCCCTCTGATCATCTATTTAGTTAGATGGCACAGTGAATAGAATGCATAAAATTTCGTATCACTGAGCTGAAACTAAAAAGAGGTATGTACCAGGAAAGAAGTTTATGTTCGATGCCGAGAATTTTGATGTAATAATTTACATCCGGCCGGGTAATTATGAACATTCATGTGAGGCTATTTGGGGCTAGTTCCTGCATTCGGAATAAAAAGCCAGCTTACTATAGCAAAGAGGAGCTGAGAGCCTCGGGGAACGGCACCTACGTAACCAGGCCCCACTTTCGCTCGTCCGGGAGCTATAATATGACTCTTGTTTGATGTACTATCACTCTAGACGAGCACATTCGTGAACTAGTTCCGAATATTCCCGAACTTAGCACGGTGTAAATGGTATAAAACATCCAGTACATTTCATATATAGGTTCGTTGGGTACTTGTAACGTGTAAAGGTTGCTTGTAAAGGCTGAAATTCATCTTTGAAAGTCTCTGAAACTAAAAAATGGCTTCAAGTGTTCCGGGCCCATTCCCATTGCCAGCCTCGCGCTATGACTTAAACAGTTACTGGGGTAGAGTGCGCCATTGTGCGGAGATTGCGGACCCAACAATGCTTCTCACCACTGAGGCTGATGTAAAACGTTCGAAAGAAATTATTAGATCTTTTCGTTATGGAGaattaaaggaattgactCCAGAGTTTTGGCTAGCCAAGAAGCGTTTAGATTCGACAATTCATCCTGATACTGGAGAACCTGTTTTCCTGCCATTTCGTATGTCATCCAATGTGCTTTCTAATCTTCTTGTTACCACTGGTATGTTAACTCCGGGGTTAGGGACTATGGGTACATTATTTTGGCAATGGGCTAACCAATCTTTAAATGTTGCTGTAAATTCAGCCAATGCGAACAAGTCAGAACCTATGAGCACGCAGCAGTTGATTACCAACTACGCAGCTGCCGTTTCTGCATCATGTGGTGTTGCTGTGGGTCTAAATAAGCTTGTTCCAAGACTAAAAAATCTCTCGCCCTCTACCAAGATGGTTCTCGGTCGTTTAGTCCCGTTTGCCGCTGTTGCTTCTGCGGGTATTGTTAATGTGTTCTTGATGAGAGGAAATGAAATACGCAAAGGTATTTCGGTATTTGATGATCACGGTGAGGAGTTAGGGAAGTCAAAGAAAGCCGCTGTTCTTGCTGTTGGTGAAACAGCTTTGAGTAGGGTGATTAACGCTACTCCAATTATGGTTGTCCCACCATTAGTGATGATGAGGCTACAACGTGGtattttgaagaataaGTCATTCGCGCTCCAGACGATGGTTCAACTAGGTGTCATCACAGCCACAGCGTTTATTGCATTGCCTTTCGCTCTTGCAATTTTCCCACAATATCAAGCTATAGATGTTAACAAGTTAGAACCTGAATTCTCTAACAAGAAGGATAAGAATGGCAGTATTATTCAAAAGGTTCACTTTAACAGAGGTATGTAAACCTTTTGACTTCGGAGGTGATAGAAAAAGAGGCGATACCATGATTATCTAGATAAAAGGGTGTTGACTACGTAAATAATACCCTCAGATAGTTAAGATTAATTGTGTATCTAAGCAAATGCAGTTCGCCCTAGTAACGGGACATCGGTTAGCTGTTCAATGATTGAAATCTCTTAGAAAGCTGTTAAGCTCAGCAATTTTAGATGCAAAGCAATCAGTATTTACGATACCACCCAATTCAATGCAGAGCTTCCTGGCAGTAAAGCATTATTTAGTTCTTCAATAGTAGATTCCTCTTCAAATAGCTTAGCTATCTCTGAAGCGTGGGCAGCCAAACTGTCGGGAGCAACGAAGCAACAACCTAAGCCCCCTAGCTCCGTCGTAAAGGACTCGTAGCCATGATTCTTCGAAAGTGTTTCAATGAAGGAAGTTACAGCTTCATCAGTGGTACCTGTCTTCAAAAGAGTGAAAGCACATCCTCCACCTCCTGCACCAGTAAGTTTGGTGGAGCCAATGCCTGTAGAATCGCTTAAGCTCTTGATTACCTCCAAGCCAGGATGTGAAACACCTAAAGACACTAGCAACCCGTGGTTGATTCTGACTAGCTCCAGCATTTCTGTATATCTCTTGGGGTCTGAACTAATTGCAGGAAGTAACTCCTTGGCTTTAGTTGCAACCGCGCTCATAGCTTCCAAAATAGTGCTCGTGATGACTGGTTCCCGCTCAAACAACTTGCGCACATTTGCAACCAAAACCTTAGTTGACTTTGGAATCTTCGTATTTGTAAGCACCATGGGCACTTGTGGAAACTCCTTTATTGGCTCAAACGTGGTGGAACCATCTTCCTGTCTTCTGAACACAACTGCATTGCCGTATGTGGCCACCGCATTGTCAATTCCAGAGGGCGTCCCGTGGTTACACTTCTCTGCAATAAATGACCACTTATTCACAAACTCCAAGTCACTTGAAGAGAGCTCCTTAGATTCAGCATCAAGGTGGCCACCTAATTTGGCCATAGCTAGTGCCAGACACACAGCAATTGACGCGCTAGATCCTAATCCGGCGCCAATCGGTAACGTGGACTTCAAAATAAATCTAACGCCCTTCAGATTTGGACAAAGACACATATAAAGATACAAGAAGCACACCGCTGCTTGCTGCTCTAAGTCGCTGCCCTTTCCTGACACTTGGGAGCGTACAAATTCCATCACATAGTTATTAACATCATTACTCTCCTGTGCCAGAGTTAACTGCTGTCTATCAATCTCCTCCAAATCCTTATGAGGCCACGAATAATTAGAGTTTATATCAGGAAACGCCATTTCTACAACGCTTTCATCCTCAGTCTTTTTAACATATAAGTAAGACCTTAACGAAGATACCGAAGCCGCCATTGCAGGCTTACCGTACACTGCAGAGTGCTCACCAAAGATAATAATCTTTCCAGGTGCAGAAGCCACTATTGGCACCATCTCAGTACTGTTTACGACTGTCATGTGCCCAGTGGTATTCCCTATTAAGTCGCTATTGTAGTTCGTTCCTCGATCTGTTTCTTGGGAATTGTTAGGCGCTTTATATATATGAATATATAAACTGATAAACAGATCTATAAAAAACGAGAATAAAGGATTTAATAACTGATCTGATAGCTGATCATGATCAGAGCCGGATTAATTAGAAGTATCGAATCTTTAAAACCACGTCTCTTATTTAAGTATCACGTGGTTGTTGATGTTTAGGTGTTCTTAGTGATAATAATACCTATCCTGTTTTTGCTACTTTTGTTAACTGTCCATTTAACCAGCAAAAGATAATTATTCTACCCAATTAAATATTCAtaattaaagatattttgCTATTGAATTGCTATTAATTTCGGGATCCTAGTGTAATAGCTGAAGTTAAGGATGATAGAGAAGCAAGAAGCGGTTTTCCGATCAGCGGAAATGAGGTTGATTGAAATGTTCATCCCTCAAGAGATTGCCCGAAATACTGTTTATATTCTAGGGGAAAGTGGTTTACTTCAGTTTCGGGATTTAAATAAGAAAGTCAGAAGTTTCCAACGTACTTTTGTATCTGAGCTTAGACGGTTGGATAACGTGGAACGGCAATATCGGTACTTTTACTCGCTTTTGAGAAAGTACAAAATTCCATTTTACGAAGAAGTCCAAGATGGAACCCAGGTGCGTGATATTAGAGCTGGATTTGATTTACCGCCTAGTACTTCAGTAATTGACGATCACGTGGAAAACGCGCAGTTGCTAGAAGACCGGTTCGTGCAATTGGTTGAAGCTAGCGAGCAGTTAGAGTCACAAAAAACCCAGCTTGACGAGTTCAAAGCGCTTCTTTTGGCTTCAGGTGAATTTTTTGAGAACTGCGGTGTGGATATTCAGGTGGCGTCTACTAATGCTGGTGAACAAGATGGAGAGCTGGAAGATGGGGCCTCCTCCAAGTTCTTGCCGTACTTTACTGGTGTAATTCCAAGAGATAAGGTTTCCACTTTGGTGAAAACTTTATGGAGAATGGTGAGAGGTAATCTTTACTTTAGAAATGTGGAACTGCCTACTAAATTTTATGATGCAAAATCAAAGGAATACATTTATAAGGATGCGTTTATTGTTTTTGCACACGGCGACTTAATTATGAAAAGAATCAAAAAAATTGCAGAATCTCTAGACGCAAACTTGTATGACATTCAGAATTCGCAAGAACTCAGATCTCGGCAGATAGTTGAACTAAACGAAAAATTAGATGACTTCGAAAAGGTTATGCACACAACTGCAGTCACCTTGGAAAGTGGGTTATATTCTATCAGCAAGGAATTAGCCGACTGGAATAAGCAGATCTGTAAAGAAAAGGCCGTGTATAATACGCTAAATCTTTTCGTCTACAATTCCAGTAGAAGAACGTTGACAGCAGAAGGCTGGATCCCAGTTGACGAACTTGAAACATTGCAGGTTATTTTGCAAAAACTGACTGCTGCTCTTGGAGTAGATGCGTCACCTCTGATCAATGTTTTGGATACCAACTTGACACCTCCAACGTTCCATCGTACTAACAAGTTTACAAAAGCTTTTCAAGATATTTGCGATTGTTACGGTATAGCATCTTACCAAGAAGTGAACCCCGGCTTGGCCACCATTGTTACTTTCCCTTTCATGTTTGCAATCATGTTTGGTGACATGGGCCATGGTATGATATTGGCATTAGCAGCTAGTGTTCTTGTCCTTTATGAAAAGAACATTTCAAAGCTCAAAAGGGATGAAATTTTTGATATGGCATTTTCAGGTAGATATATCTTACTTTTAATGGGTCTGTTTTCAATATACACAGGGTTGATCTACAATGATATGTTTTCTAAATCTCTAACCCTCTTCAAGTCGGGCTGGAAATGGCCGGACTCTT
The Eremothecium sinecaudum strain ATCC 58844 chromosome II, complete sequence DNA segment above includes these coding regions:
- the YTM1 gene encoding Ytm1p (Syntenic homolog of Ashbya gossypii AER337W; Syntenic homolog of Saccharomyces cerevisiae YOR272W (YTM1)) — protein: MAEDKSQVKLKFFTREQDASLQVAEAPLYVPVSLKRYGLSEIVNHLLGTEKSVPFEFLIDGELLRVSLDEYLTKRGLSTETVLNVEYTRAVLPPSYLNSYNNDDWVSSLDVGANKIISGSYDGVVRLWNMSGKVEKQFSGHSGPIRAVKYISSTRFVSAGNDRTLRLSKTKNTDLQDAEDLEEVEEAQTLAILEGHKAPVTSLDVRQDRILSSSYDNCVGLWSTNYKDMTAVDPMVALGDNFSTAAAKRRKLAVKDSSIRRRAPLSFLESHKAPVEQVIFDSNDTTVAYSVSQDHTIKTWDLVTSRCVDTKTTAFSLLSLVEIPTLNLLACGSSARHITLHDPRVDSSSKITQQQLVGHKNFVVAMDTCPENEYMLCSASHDGTVKVWDIRSNAPMYTITREDKTVTKGLNDKVFAVRWAKGVGIISGGQDKKIQFNKGEDIFRK
- the FSF1 gene encoding Fsf1p (Syntenic homolog of Ashbya gossypii AER336C; Syntenic homolog of Saccharomyces cerevisiae YOR271C (FSF1)) — encoded protein: MASSVPGPFPLPASRYDLNSYWGRVRHCAEIADPTMLLTTEADVKRSKEIIRSFRYGELKELTPEFWLAKKRLDSTIHPDTGEPVFLPFRMSSNVLSNLLVTTGMLTPGLGTMGTLFWQWANQSLNVAVNSANANKSEPMSTQQLITNYAAAVSASCGVAVGLNKLVPRLKNLSPSTKMVLGRLVPFAAVASAGIVNVFLMRGNEIRKGISVFDDHGEELGKSKKAAVLAVGETALSRVINATPIMVVPPLVMMRLQRGILKNKSFALQTMVQLGVITATAFIALPFALAIFPQYQAIDVNKLEPEFSNKKDKNGSIIQKVHFNRGM
- the ERG12 gene encoding mevalonate kinase (Syntenic homolog of Ashbya gossypii AER335W; Syntenic homolog of Saccharomyces cerevisiae YMR208W (ERG12)), whose amino-acid sequence is MTVVNSTEMVPIVASAPGKIIIFGEHSAVYGKPAMAASVSSLRSYLYVKKTEDESVVEMAFPDINSNYSWPHKDLEEIDRQQLTLAQESNDVNNYVMEFVRSQVSGKGSDLEQQAAVCFLYLYMCLCPNLKGVRFILKSTLPIGAGLGSSASIAVCLALAMAKLGGHLDAESKELSSSDLEFVNKWSFIAEKCNHGTPSGIDNAVATYGNAVVFRRQEDGSTTFEPIKEFPQVPMVLTNTKIPKSTKVLVANVRKLFEREPVITSTILEAMSAVATKAKELLPAISSDPKRYTEMLELVRINHGLLVSLGVSHPGLEVIKSLSDSTGIGSTKLTGAGGGGCAFTLLKTGTTDEAVTSFIETLSKNHGYESFTTELGGLGCCFVAPDSLAAHASEIAKLFEEESTIEELNNALLPGSSALNWVVS